The following proteins come from a genomic window of bacterium:
- the mrdA gene encoding penicillin-binding protein 2 has protein sequence MNHHRVVTMYVSLAAILLMLLGRLFYLQIMAYDNFHARAEDNSTRTIDQIPSRGLIYDRYGRRIVENRPTFALTITLSEFDTLNAGEMQYVRSLTGMTDEDILKKLRGAWPYAPVVIKPEVDFVTIAHLEEERRFHRGIGYKVDINRIYADDITMPHLIGYMSQITDNTIGYYKTAEFQDTDYKIGERVGVSGLEKFYEVELRGEKGYHRLETNAKGQVLRDLGISKHPRDGYNLYLSIDNDYQKFVESALGTRRGSIMVADTRTGEILAATSKPDYDFRWFVDGITIDQWRELNENPDKPLFNRMVQSGYAPGSTFKMITALAGLEEGLVTPETYVECTGVYQLGGNKFRCWNLKGHGHMNVSSSLVRSCDVYFYELAWKLGINRLAKYARMFGLGEPTGTDIPNERRGLIPTTEYYNSRYGFNNWKGGAVVNLGIGQGEILVTPVQLLQYAMIFANAGTYQTPHLVRYAEDSEGIRRVTFPVKHVAVKQEHMDMMRQAMFGVVNYFEGTGKKAGLKAAQVAGKTGTAENVHGKVGSGTEGYHGWFVGFAPYENPEIAIVVLMENGGEGSDVAAPMSALVMNYYFNFVRNKKSFDPKEKDRKETPKNTPAPQAAVVEVHGTTN, from the coding sequence ATGAATCATCATCGTGTCGTTACCATGTATGTTTCGTTGGCGGCTATTTTGCTGATGCTGCTCGGCCGTTTGTTTTATTTGCAAATCATGGCTTATGATAATTTTCACGCACGCGCTGAGGATAACAGCACCCGCACGATTGATCAGATTCCCTCGCGCGGATTGATTTACGATCGATATGGACGGCGCATTGTTGAAAATCGGCCTACGTTTGCATTGACGATTACCTTGTCGGAATTTGACACGCTTAACGCCGGCGAAATGCAGTATGTGCGTTCGCTGACCGGTATGACGGATGAGGACATTCTCAAAAAATTGCGCGGCGCATGGCCCTACGCACCGGTTGTAATAAAACCGGAAGTGGATTTTGTCACGATCGCGCATCTTGAAGAAGAGCGCCGTTTTCATCGAGGCATCGGATATAAAGTAGATATCAACCGGATTTATGCCGACGATATTACCATGCCGCATCTGATCGGCTATATGAGCCAGATTACGGATAATACCATCGGTTATTACAAAACTGCCGAGTTTCAGGATACCGACTATAAAATCGGCGAGCGTGTCGGCGTATCGGGATTGGAGAAGTTTTACGAAGTCGAATTGCGTGGCGAAAAAGGATATCATCGTTTAGAAACCAATGCCAAGGGGCAAGTTCTGCGCGATCTCGGCATATCCAAGCACCCGCGCGACGGTTATAATCTGTATCTCTCGATAGACAATGATTATCAAAAATTTGTCGAAAGCGCTTTGGGCACGCGTCGCGGTTCGATCATGGTGGCCGATACACGAACGGGTGAAATTTTGGCTGCAACCAGCAAACCGGATTATGATTTTCGTTGGTTTGTGGACGGCATTACGATTGATCAATGGCGCGAGCTTAATGAAAATCCCGACAAACCGCTTTTTAATCGTATGGTACAGAGCGGGTATGCGCCTGGCTCCACCTTTAAAATGATCACGGCATTGGCCGGTTTGGAAGAGGGATTGGTAACACCGGAAACGTATGTGGAGTGTACAGGCGTGTATCAGCTCGGTGGTAATAAATTTCGATGCTGGAATCTCAAAGGCCACGGTCACATGAATGTTTCCAGTTCATTGGTGCGTTCGTGCGATGTGTATTTTTATGAATTAGCATGGAAATTGGGGATCAACCGTTTGGCTAAATATGCGCGTATGTTTGGTCTGGGTGAACCTACAGGAACGGATATTCCCAACGAACGCCGCGGATTGATTCCTACGACAGAATACTACAACAGCCGGTATGGTTTCAATAATTGGAAAGGCGGCGCGGTGGTCAATCTGGGTATCGGTCAGGGGGAAATTTTGGTGACACCCGTGCAACTTTTGCAATACGCGATGATTTTTGCGAATGCCGGCACTTACCAAACGCCGCATTTGGTGCGGTATGCGGAGGATAGTGAAGGTATCCGCCGTGTAACATTCCCGGTCAAGCATGTGGCCGTAAAACAAGAACACATGGATATGATGCGGCAAGCGATGTTCGGCGTCGTCAATTATTTTGAAGGTACGGGAAAAAAAGCGGGATTGAAAGCGGCGCAGGTTGCTGGTAAAACAGGAACGGCAGAGAACGTACATGGTAAAGTCGGTTCCGGTACCGAAGGTTATCACGGCTGGTTTGTAGGTTTCGCACCGTATGAAAATCCAGAAATAGCTATAGTTGTGCTAATGGAAAACGGCGGCGAGGGTTCCGATGTGGCGGCGCCGATGAGTGCACTTGTGATGAATTATTATTTCAATTTTGTTCGGAACAAAAAATCGTTTGATCCGAAAGAAAAAGATCGCAAAGAAACGCCTAAAAATACTCCGGCCCCGCAAGCGGCCGTAGTCGAAGTTCATGGTACAACGAATTAA
- the mreD gene encoding rod shape-determining protein MreD codes for MRRKRNILTFSLLGAAAFFYLMQVSFVSVFLAVGDNVPDLLLILTVFVSMRLGQIPGMLFGFTVGLWQDAMIDFYGLNALCKTIAAFATYFFAADRVMLIEKYYFPIMIFFLSVIHAVFFYAIQSLDGVVDFWNLMFHYGLWNSLYSAVTAFVIYLSIPLRTLDYVRFNTIYDF; via the coding sequence ATGCGTCGTAAACGAAATATTTTGACATTCTCGCTGCTGGGTGCGGCGGCTTTTTTTTACCTGATGCAAGTAAGTTTTGTTTCAGTTTTTCTGGCCGTCGGGGATAATGTGCCGGATTTGCTTTTGATATTGACGGTATTTGTAAGCATGCGCCTCGGGCAGATCCCGGGTATGTTATTTGGATTTACGGTTGGGCTTTGGCAAGATGCGATGATTGATTTTTACGGACTCAATGCGTTATGTAAAACAATTGCCGCCTTTGCGACATACTTCTTCGCGGCCGATCGCGTGATGTTGATCGAAAAATATTATTTCCCGATCATGATTTTTTTTCTATCGGTTATTCATGCCGTGTTTTTTTATGCGATCCAATCGCTGGACGGCGTCGTAGATTTTTGGAATCTGATGTTTCACTATGGATTATGGAATTCACTGTATTCAGCCGTTACCGCTTTTGTGATTTATCTTTCCATACCCCTGCGCACACTGGACTATGTTCGTTTCAACACTATTTATGATTTTTAA